The following are from one region of the Nymphaea colorata isolate Beijing-Zhang1983 chromosome 7, ASM883128v2, whole genome shotgun sequence genome:
- the LOC116257641 gene encoding uncharacterized protein LOC116257641 has translation MEKYLPLNREGCITLRPFELTDLSDVMAWVADDRVAQRCWWDAFQSREDAVSFLKCSLIAHPWARAICLSGRPIGQMTFEQGSDIERYRGEMGYALAYKHWGKGIATEALKMVVSAIFCEFPEIQRIDAVIIDWNVGSQSVLEKAGFVKEGLLRKYGVKKGETVDVFVYGILAS, from the coding sequence ATGGAAAAATATCTGCCATTAAATCGGGAAGGCTGCATTACACTCCGGCCGTTTGAGCTTACAGACCTCTCGGACGTCATGGCATGGGTCGCCGACGATCGCGTAGCTCAACGGTGCTGGTGGGATGCCTTTCAAAGCAGAGAGGACGCTGTGTCGTTCCTCAAGTGCTCCCTGATCGCTCACCCATGGGCTCGGGCCATCTGCCTTAGCGGCCGGCCCATCGGCCAAATGACTTTCGAGCAGGGATCTGACATCGAGCGTTACCGGGGAGAGATGGGGTATGCATTAGCCTATAAGCACTGGGGCAAAGGCATCGCTACGGAAGCACTGAAGATGGTCGTCTCTGCGATCTTCTGCGAGTTCCCAGAGATTCAAAGGATCGACGCTGTCATCATCGATTGGAATGTGGGATCACAGAGTGTCCTGGAAAAGGCTGGGTTTGTTAAGGAGGGGCTGCTGAGGAAGTATGGTGTTAAGAAGGGGGAGACTGTAGATGTGTTTGTCTATGGTATTCTCGCTTCTTGA